From the genome of Onychomys torridus chromosome 14, mOncTor1.1, whole genome shotgun sequence:
GAGAGCCTCGTTGTTTTCACAGTTTAGCTTCTATGGATTGCgtgctggggctgtagctcagtagtTAACTTCCATGGGCTGCCTCAGTCGTTCAGTCTCTTCGCTCTCTTGCTCATCTCGACTGATTTTATCCTCtgtgaacatatttttaaaaactacaaaggGAGCCACTGCGTTGCTAACAGTAGAAAGCCTGACAGAGAAAACTGTGCTAAGCAATGGAATTGCACAGCTTGCGGTGCCCAGGGCTGTGTGCTTATGAGAGGCACAGcgttgacaggaagtgaactgaggcaTGCTTGGGATGTACCGTTCTTCTAAGACTCTGAAGAAAGGGGGTTTCTGAAGAATGACTGTAGTTGTGACTTACATTTCCTTAATGATCAGTGAAGGTTAGTATCTTTTAGCTTTCAGCCTTTTGCATATATTCTTTGCAGAAAACATGTTTAAGTAGAAAGAATAATCTCTTGAATATATGTACGCACATTTGGGAGTTCTGTCCCTTCCCTTCCTACAATCATTTTTGATAGACAAAAGGTGAAATCTGTGCCATGGAATTCGTGTTTTCTGTTGAAGTGTCTTCAGAGAAGGAGAGCCTGAGTTATGTAGCAGGGAGTAAACTGTCATTGATTAGATAGCTATCCCGTTTTCCTCCCTAAAGAAAGCTAAGGCTCATGTATGAGGTGCTTAATGCAGTTTTGATATCCTTTCACAAAAGGACATGAGATCCCTCCACGATTAATTAATTGGAAAGGTAGAAAATAATGGTTTGGGACAGAAGGCATGTGTTGAAAAGTTTCCTTACCTTTCTCCCCACCCTAGAAAGGATTGAGTCACACACCCATCCTGTTTCTGACTGGTGCCTGTACTATCAGACAACTTTTCTGTTTGATTGCTTACTGTCTGTCATCCCTAAAGTATAAGCTGCTGAGGTATATGTGCCTATAATGCCTGGTATGGAGTCAAGCATATTACAGATTTGTATAAAAACTTACTCAACATAAAGAGACAGGGTAACTATGGCCTTCTTTGTATATTCATTAGTTTGTTTTCCATTCTCTCACTTTTCTGGTGGTTCATGTCAGcatgatgaggaagaagaagaagtcagtGGATGAGCAAGGTTCTCTCTGGCTCCCACAGTCTCCTGACCTGGGGCATCTTAAGAATATACTGGATGCAGGAGAATATGGCTCTTTTGTGTCTCCTCCCATACTGGAGAGCAATTTTATTCAGGTAAATAACACCTGCACTCTCGATTAAGTTCTAGTAACTTCCgtatttcattttctcaaaagCAGCGAAAGGCTGAGAAGAGAACTTTTTAAATGTAATGAGGGGACAGTGTGATGTTAAGGGGAACAGTTTTGTAACTTTAAACAGCCTGAAAATTTCACGTTACAGGAAGATTAACTTCAGATGTTCCTAACAAACTCAAAGGCAAGAATTCTGTCCAAAATCTACCATAATTGTCATACTAACATAATCTTGTTACACAAAATGATTTTTAGAACATACTATCAAAGGAAGGTattcaaataatttctttctcatagccttattttaatttttaaagttgtatattttatgtatgtgagtggcTTGCCTGCATTTGTGCACCGTGGATGTgcctacagatggttgtgagctaccatgtggatgctgggaattgaacccagattctcTATGAGAGCGGCaagttcttaacagctgagctatctctttagcCCCTAGACCTGTATTTTAAAGACAAACATCTGAGGCTGGAGATGAGCTCTgaggtagagcccttgcctagcatgcacaaagccctgggttcagtccctagtgcCCAAGTCAATCAACAACAACCTGGGAAGTgctaagaatgaaaataaatcttatctGTTGGTTCTGAGAGGGAGATAGAACTGTCAGATAGTACCAGAGACAAGCGCTTCTTTGGTGTAAGAATGCAAGTGTTTTCTGAACGAAGCTGCAGAGcccctgggggtggggcttgCTTTCTTCTCAACACTGAGCATTAGACTGTTCCAGCAAAGACACAGGCTCAGCAGTGTGAACCATGCCTGTCCCTCACAAAAATGTCACGACAGTGCCTGATGCTAAAAACGGAGCCGACACACTCAGCTGACCCCACAGAGTATGACAAGGAAGGTGACAGACACTTCCAAGATAAGGAGAGTTCGTGCTTCATAAATGTATTCTCTGACTGACAGCGGAGGGACTAGTGTGACTTCTCTGTGCCCAGTGTACCACGGGGAGGAGTGAAGTCTCCAGTTTCAGCGATGCCCAAGAACACAGGATGCCCTGGAGCATGTGGTGTCATCATTACATTTTAATGCTGGTCATCTTTTATTTTCACCTTTCTTCCTGTGCCTTTTTCATATTATCTCTTGTATACTCTAATTGCATAGCCCTGGCCCCACATGGGGAGGAGAAAGTTTGTGGTCTACATATCAGCCGCAGTCCCATGTAATTCCAGTCATACTCTCCAAGATGCCCAGTTTTTCCTGGTTGGTCACTGGCAGCAAGCTTCCAAAATTCCTGACTCTGGAGGTTCAAGTGACTGGGGACATGGGGAGGAAGGGGGCAGCAAGCATCTTAACACCCAGGGTGCTCACTCACTTGGACTAACTGCTAACTGTGTGCTAACACATTACCAGCTACATTCCTAAGTCAGTCCTTCAGCCACATGCTCCATAGCATCCTGAAGGACTATGAGTTACCACAGTCTCTAGCACTGGTCCTCCCTAGAATACCAGAGACTGTTGGGTGTTCATTCTGCTATCTCCAAATCATGAACAAGTCAAGGAATGGAGGGACCATGGCTCACTCCCtccttgtcctctgccctctcttACACTGCTCTAGCAAGCAAGGGTGCTAGCTAGATCCATGCCTTTTTATCAAGAAATTCCTTTCCTGTTCTCTGCATTCAGGTCAATAGGAGAGGTGAATCTATTTATCTGCATAACGGAGCGAACTGGGTGACCGTAGGCATCTGTTCTTCCAATCCCATCCTCAAGACCCCCAATGTGATGCTGTTGGCACATCTGACACCAGAGGCTCGAAAAGAATCAGAACCCCTCTTTAAAAGCCTCCTGACATCTCCCTCTACAGAGAAGGTGGTGCTCACCAGGTGAGTCACAGGACAGGAGAACAGTGCTCTCTCAGAGAACACCATACCCCCACAAAGCTGAGAGTGGAACCCTGATGGCCAGGGTTCCAAAGGAGCACTTCAGGTGCATTACTTTCTCAAATGATGCAGGGGTGTCTCTCACAGCATCCAGAAAAAGTGGTTCATTATAACTgacaagtttaaaaacaaaacaaagtaatgaGGACTGAAGACCCTGGCGCATGCTCTCCCTCCCCACAACAGTCTCACTTCCATCAGAATTTGTTCTAGCCTCATCTCAGCCACCAACTTGGTCTATGATCTTGAGCAAGTAGCTTAATTTCAGCCTCATTTTTAAGCACTTTTATCACTATATATTTTTGTACAAAACAATGAGTtttgttatgacattttcatacgtGTGTATTAATACCTTGACCATAGTCACCCTTCTTTACCCTCCCTTGTCCCCAACCCCATCCCAGTGGGCCTCTTCTTCATCCCATACAGTCTCCTTTTACTTTCATGTGTttgtgtaattgtgtgtgtgcgcgtgcgcacatgGGTGCATGTATGTCATAGCATACATgagggggtcagaggacaacctcaggtgtcagtcATCAACTTCTTACCTtgctagagacagggtctctcttattTACTGCTGTGTACTCCAAACTAGCTAGTCCAGGGGTTTCCagtgattttcctgtctccacctatcCTTCCCTGGTAAGGGCAAGCTAGAATTGTAGATGCTTGTACTGAGTTCTGAGAGTCCAAAACCAAGCCATCAGGCTTATATAGTAAGTGCTTTATCCCCCCACCTTTATAAACATCCAGATTCCTCGTGAGAGAAGACATGTtacttttgtctttctgaatctggcttatttcagtTAACGTGATCTCTGGTGTCAGACATTTTCCTGCaagtaatatttcattatttttatggatGAATAAAGCTCCATTTTGtggatatctatctatctgtctatctatctatctatctatctatctatctatctatctatctattcatggTCCCTGGTCTGACTCCATAACTTGCCTGTTGTGACCAGTGAGTGGCCTGAAAGACATAGTAAACAGGTATCCCTGTTGCATGACGACTTGCATGGATTCCTTTGGGTGTTCACAACCAGGAGCAGTGTTGCTGGATCATGTGATAGTTCTAGTTTTAGCTTCTTTAAGGAACCTCCacaatgatttccatagtggctacgcTAACTTACCTCCTATCAAGAGCGTATCATACTTTCCATTTTCCCCCTGCGTCTTTACCTTTTGTCTTCATGATAGTGAGCACCCCGACTGGGATAATAGGACATCTCAATGGAATTTTTATTTGGATTCCTAGATGTTTAAACCCCAACTTcgattacatttatttttttatttgtgcatatgtgtgcacacatacacatgcatccaCAAGTCAAATGTTGGCAGACAAGTTTGTGGGATCAGTCTGCCCTTTACCATGTCGGTGCCAAGGATTGAACTTAAGTCATCAAGCTTGGCTGTGGGTACCTTTGTCTGgttagccatctcaccagccctaagcCTCAACTTTTCAGGATTAATTAGGATGGGGAGTTTCTCGTGATAAGCCACCTTCTGATCATTTAGTAAAATCAGAGTCTTAGATGCATGATTAAAATGAGATGGTTCTTAGGAGCTCCTGCCCACACCTATCTGGGACACAAGACCATTGACTGCCTCATTCTCCAAGCTGGAAAAGTCTTTTTATAGGTCTCCAACTAGGTCTTCAGATGACATTGCATTTGCATTTGTTTGTAGGTTTCTCCCTCTGCAGTTTGTGACTCTTTCTGTGCACAGTGCTAAGAACATGCGACTCAAAGTAAAGCTGATAAGTGGCCGAGCCTACTATTTACAGCTCTGTGCTCCTGTGTATAAACAGGATATTGTATTTTCTCAGTGGGTGGACCTCATCACCCTCTTGAATCAGAAGAAAGCCAGAACTTCCAAAGTATCAGAGGTCTCAAGCCTCTCAGAAATCACAAACAGCACAGACATCACAGGCTCAATGGATATCATGGACATCACAGCTTTTGCAGGGCTGCAGGCCGCGCACTCACACACTCGTATATACTCTGCTAACACCACCGAAAGCTCAGACTTCTCAGAATATACAGATGTCACCGATATCACAGATGTCACTGATATTCCAGAAAATGGGGCCACAGATGTTCCAGATATTAGAATTGTCACAGAAGTCACAGAAGTCACAGAAGACGTCAAAGAACCCAGAGAGGTCACAAACATCTCAGAGGTCACAGTAGTATTTGAAAACGATGACATAATAAAGGCCAAGCAAGAGGAAAAGGTATGTGCTGTAGGGAACTTTCACTCTTTAGTGATCAAGTTCTCAGTTAACACTGTTGATGAAAATGCtggggggggctggggagacggctcagaggtcaagagcaccagctgctcttccagaggtcc
Proteins encoded in this window:
- the Fam71d gene encoding protein FAM71D gives rise to the protein MMRKKKKSVDEQGSLWLPQSPDLGHLKNILDAGEYGSFVSPPILESNFIQVNRRGESIYLHNGANWVTVGICSSNPILKTPNVMLLAHLTPEARKESEPLFKSLLTSPSTEKVVLTRFLPLQFVTLSVHSAKNMRLKVKLISGRAYYLQLCAPVYKQDIVFSQWVDLITLLNQKKARTSKVSEVSSLSEITNSTDITGSMDIMDITAFAGLQAAHSHTRIYSANTTESSDFSEYTDVTDITDVTDIPENGATDVPDIRIVTEVTEVTEDVKEPREVTNISEVTVVFENDDIIKAKQEEKENVLKPGCLRDTKSKNQLRESPKHVTISNLTLTFQGEKCFQTTLTPVKSEENISKETGDKTLEGKMTDLPNTDLKATESRSTRNDSNTSGKEQIPRYVLLCSSLDFLMPSQSKHPTLERDCQAHLQILPSVPITLTCQFPESNQA